One Natrinema longum genomic window carries:
- a CDS encoding serine hydrolase domain-containing protein, whose protein sequence is MSRISDTDRERIADLFDRHLEVGLHHGAQLAVYVDGEPVIGLAGGVEGPDGRDETRETRHVLFSSTKPYAAVTVHSLVEEGKLGYDDRVVEHWPEFADEGSQKAEITVRQVLSHTAGLNQGEIDDRPDLWGDWDAAVEKLEEMDPNYPPGEVPAYHALTFGWLVGELVRRVTGTPIEEAAAERVFDPLGLDDTGIGLREDEDDDDVATLVGFDAFDRCRDPGEGLGDNAEVAAPFNAEAVHRAVIPAANGIGTAGDMARFYACLANGGELEGTQLLEPETVEEMTRVEAETDADGTIGREARFALGFWKGGTTAAPYGSLSPEHVFGHAGLGSSVGWADPEENVAFAYVTNGVREGSYEHVARVNALADAVRQALR, encoded by the coding sequence ATGTCACGGATTTCCGACACGGACCGCGAGCGCATCGCCGATCTCTTCGATCGACACCTCGAAGTGGGACTCCACCACGGGGCACAGCTGGCCGTCTACGTCGACGGCGAGCCGGTGATCGGCCTCGCGGGCGGCGTCGAAGGACCGGACGGCCGGGACGAAACCCGCGAGACGCGCCACGTTCTCTTCTCGAGTACGAAACCCTACGCCGCGGTGACCGTACACTCCCTCGTCGAGGAGGGAAAACTCGGGTACGACGATCGGGTGGTCGAACACTGGCCCGAGTTCGCCGACGAGGGGTCCCAAAAGGCCGAGATCACCGTTCGACAGGTGCTCAGCCACACTGCAGGACTCAATCAGGGCGAGATCGACGACCGACCGGACCTCTGGGGCGACTGGGACGCCGCCGTCGAGAAACTCGAGGAGATGGACCCGAACTACCCGCCGGGCGAGGTGCCGGCCTACCACGCGCTCACGTTCGGCTGGCTCGTCGGCGAACTCGTCCGTCGGGTAACGGGCACGCCGATCGAGGAGGCCGCGGCCGAGCGCGTCTTCGACCCGCTCGGACTCGACGACACCGGGATCGGCCTCCGGGAAGACGAGGACGACGATGACGTGGCGACACTGGTCGGCTTCGACGCGTTCGACCGCTGTCGTGATCCCGGCGAGGGACTCGGGGACAACGCCGAGGTCGCGGCCCCGTTCAACGCGGAAGCGGTCCACCGGGCCGTGATCCCCGCCGCCAACGGGATCGGCACCGCGGGCGACATGGCTCGCTTCTATGCCTGCCTCGCCAACGGCGGCGAACTCGAGGGAACCCAGCTCCTCGAGCCCGAGACCGTCGAAGAGATGACACGCGTCGAAGCGGAGACGGACGCGGACGGAACGATCGGCCGGGAAGCGCGGTTCGCGCTCGGCTTCTGGAAAGGCGGCACCACAGCCGCGCCGTATGGCTCCCTCTCTCCCGAGCACGTCTTCGGCCACGCCGGGCTGGGAAGCAGCGTCGGCTGGGCCGACCCCGAGGAGAACGTCGCCTTCGCCTACGTGACGAACGGTGTTCGGGAGGGGTCCTACGAACACGTCGCGCGCGTGAACGCGCTGGCTGACGCGGTTCGGCAGGCGCTCCGGTAG
- the allB gene encoding allantoinase AllB, with the protein MSVDLVVRNCTVVTPAGRSPDSGVAVDDGTIVAVGRSDRLPDADRVLDGEGNVLVPGIVDCHIHNREPGLEYKEDWESATRAAAAGGVTTVVGMPNTDPVIDRPEHLELKFERGESSAHVDFQSYAVITSENLDLIPEIDEAGALGYKIFLGSTVGDVPPPGDGEILEAMERIRETGKRLGFHEENGEIIDYYTERFKAEGRNEPIDHSHSRPVIAEREAVERMLTFAEETGAKIHMFHVSSGSAAEAVARGKDRGVDVTAETTPHYLWFTEDVVRQKGNVARVQPPIRDADEHQRLWDVGIDDGVIDCIATDHAPHTPAEKLVDDPFGNTWDAISGFVGLETEVPAMLTFVDRGRLTLEEWVRRHSTRPAQVWGMYPQKGSLQIGTDADFTVVDPDREWTLEDRTALHSKNCVTPFEGESFTGKAVATVVRGAVVAEDGDVVGESEYGTRVDIDNR; encoded by the coding sequence ATGAGCGTCGATCTCGTCGTGCGCAACTGTACCGTCGTCACGCCCGCGGGTCGCTCCCCCGATTCGGGCGTCGCCGTCGATGACGGCACCATCGTCGCGGTCGGTCGGAGCGATCGGCTCCCCGACGCGGATCGCGTCCTCGACGGCGAGGGGAACGTCCTCGTCCCCGGCATCGTCGACTGTCACATCCACAACCGCGAGCCCGGCCTCGAGTACAAGGAAGACTGGGAGTCGGCCACGCGAGCGGCGGCCGCCGGCGGCGTGACGACCGTCGTCGGAATGCCGAATACGGACCCGGTCATCGACCGGCCCGAACACCTCGAGTTGAAATTCGAGCGTGGCGAGTCCTCGGCCCACGTCGACTTCCAGAGCTACGCGGTCATCACCTCCGAAAACCTCGATCTGATCCCGGAAATCGACGAGGCCGGCGCGCTGGGCTACAAGATCTTCCTGGGCTCGACGGTCGGCGACGTACCCCCGCCAGGCGACGGCGAGATCCTCGAGGCGATGGAGCGGATCCGCGAGACGGGCAAGCGGCTGGGCTTCCACGAGGAGAACGGCGAGATTATCGACTACTACACGGAGCGGTTCAAGGCCGAGGGACGAAACGAACCCATCGACCACTCCCACTCCCGACCCGTGATCGCCGAGCGGGAGGCCGTCGAGCGGATGCTCACCTTCGCCGAGGAGACCGGCGCGAAGATCCACATGTTCCACGTCTCGTCGGGGTCGGCCGCCGAGGCCGTCGCCCGCGGCAAGGACCGCGGCGTCGACGTCACCGCCGAGACGACGCCCCACTACCTCTGGTTCACCGAGGACGTCGTGCGCCAGAAGGGCAACGTCGCCCGCGTCCAGCCGCCGATCCGGGACGCCGACGAACACCAGCGACTCTGGGACGTGGGCATCGACGACGGCGTGATCGACTGCATCGCCACCGATCACGCACCGCACACGCCAGCAGAGAAACTGGTCGACGACCCCTTCGGGAACACTTGGGACGCGATTTCGGGCTTCGTCGGCCTCGAGACCGAGGTGCCGGCCATGCTCACCTTCGTCGATCGGGGCCGACTCACGCTCGAGGAGTGGGTCCGTCGCCACTCGACGCGCCCGGCCCAGGTCTGGGGGATGTACCCGCAGAAAGGGTCGCTCCAGATCGGGACCGACGCCGACTTCACCGTCGTCGACCCGGATCGGGAGTGGACGCTCGAGGATCGGACGGCGCTACACTCGAAGAACTGCGTGACGCCCTTCGAGGGCGAATCGTTCACGGGGAAAGCGGTCGCAACCGTCGTCCGTGGAGCGGTCGTCGCCGAGGACGGCGACGTCGTCGGCGAGTCGGAGTACGGAACGCGCGTCGACATCGACAACCGATAG
- a CDS encoding DUF7344 domain-containing protein — translation MSTATLRRVAARSNGRSADLSQGDAFELLSCRRRRYVIHYLKQRRRTEPVAVRDLVERIAAWENDVGLDEVTRSQRMRVYTALRQSHLPKLNDSGVVRYDSDRGTVELTEVASSLEVYLDVVPHDDIPWSKYYVGLGVLCTGLLLGIEIGVAPFGAIDPLLGAGLITALFTLSATAHVHHDERMRLGTDGPPPKRERDGR, via the coding sequence ATGAGTACGGCAACACTTCGGCGGGTGGCTGCTCGATCGAACGGTCGATCGGCGGATCTGTCACAGGGGGACGCGTTCGAACTGTTGAGTTGCCGTCGCCGCCGATACGTCATCCATTATCTCAAACAACGACGTCGAACCGAACCCGTCGCAGTGCGCGACCTCGTCGAGCGAATCGCAGCCTGGGAAAACGACGTTGGGCTCGACGAGGTCACGCGCAGCCAGCGAATGCGTGTGTATACCGCGCTCCGGCAGTCTCATCTCCCGAAGCTGAACGACAGCGGCGTCGTCAGGTACGATAGTGATCGGGGAACCGTCGAACTCACCGAGGTCGCCTCGTCGCTCGAGGTGTATCTCGACGTCGTTCCCCACGACGACATTCCCTGGAGCAAGTACTACGTCGGCCTCGGCGTGCTCTGTACCGGTCTACTTCTCGGAATCGAGATCGGCGTCGCACCGTTCGGGGCGATCGACCCGCTTCTCGGCGCTGGACTGATCACCGCGTTGTTTACCCTTTCGGCGACGGCCCACGTCCATCACGACGAGCGGATGCGCCTCGGAACTGACGGGCCGCCGCCGAAGCGAGAGCGTGATGGCCGATGA
- a CDS encoding cobalamin-binding protein, whose product MRIVTTLPSATETVAALGLEPVGVSHECDYPPSAASAPAVTSSRIDASGSSGEIDHQVLETSDTEDGVYDVDVETLAELDPDVIVTQGMCDVCAVDVAIIEDAADRIEADPEIVPTDPHSVDDVLADLERIGRAVGREERARKVRRDLESRLDAVRERTTDIAAENRPRVAIFDWTDPVMIAGHWTADLVDWAGGEYGLAEAGERSRPREWDAIRAYDPEVVVVAPCGFDLEQTARNRTDLTERDGWDELTAVQEGRVWAMDGDHYLNRPGPRLVETLEALAPIVQPDRFDGPDPAIAVPFDDLETLGSETDRDDDARVEAASRAEVDSSP is encoded by the coding sequence ATGCGAATCGTCACGACGCTCCCCTCGGCCACTGAGACCGTCGCCGCGCTAGGCCTCGAGCCGGTCGGCGTCTCCCACGAGTGTGATTACCCGCCCAGCGCCGCGTCCGCGCCCGCAGTCACCAGTTCGCGGATCGACGCCTCGGGCTCGAGCGGCGAGATCGACCACCAGGTGCTCGAAACGTCCGACACCGAGGACGGCGTCTACGACGTCGATGTCGAGACCCTCGCGGAACTCGACCCGGACGTGATCGTCACCCAGGGAATGTGCGACGTCTGTGCGGTCGACGTGGCGATCATCGAGGACGCCGCGGATCGAATCGAAGCAGACCCGGAAATCGTGCCGACCGATCCACACAGCGTCGACGACGTGCTCGCGGACCTCGAGCGGATCGGCCGCGCGGTCGGTCGCGAGGAGCGCGCTCGGAAGGTTCGACGCGACCTCGAGTCGCGACTCGATGCGGTTCGGGAGCGAACGACCGATATCGCGGCCGAGAACCGGCCACGCGTCGCGATCTTCGACTGGACCGATCCCGTCATGATCGCGGGTCACTGGACCGCCGACCTCGTCGACTGGGCCGGCGGCGAGTACGGGCTGGCCGAGGCCGGCGAGCGCTCGAGGCCCCGCGAGTGGGACGCCATCCGTGCGTACGACCCCGAGGTCGTGGTCGTCGCGCCCTGTGGCTTCGACCTCGAGCAGACCGCGCGGAACCGGACGGACCTCACCGAGCGCGACGGCTGGGACGAGCTGACCGCAGTGCAGGAGGGTCGCGTCTGGGCGATGGACGGCGATCACTACCTCAACCGGCCCGGCCCGCGGCTCGTGGAGACGCTCGAGGCGCTCGCGCCGATCGTCCAGCCCGATCGGTTCGACGGGCCGGACCCGGCTATCGCGGTTCCGTTCGACGACCTCGAGACGCTCGGTTCGGAGACCGACCGCGACGACGATGCTCGAGTCGAGGCCGCGTCTCGAGCCGAGGTCGACTCGAGCCCGTGA
- a CDS encoding SipW-dependent-type signal peptide-containing protein, translating to MTDENSISRRNVLAGLGTVGIGGALAGAGTSAFFSDGETLEGNELTAGELDLKLDWQQRYYGPSEEWEFVNAHPDHDEDGEQSIEVDGTVYRYSDLGRNIGDDEIDYCSDLDEDYHFGTEQDSLIALDDIKPGDCGEITFSYHLCDNPGWLWLRTMDVSTSILARKIDATLWYDLDGDNELDEEDPVIVEGSLEDILDELDDGVLLDGDPFEKSVPTEADECVVLEPKLDGDNLDEYTSPERNDPEELQKKDVITFPDTGIEITLTDVKRNADGETYGFSWESNTGICEISVGGGGDTKSREYDCATTGTDVIAPENSGGKQAAISNLTFSYCPEKDDDPVCVPNSTTQYLGFEWCLPETVGNEVQGESVGFDLQFYTEQCRHNDDPESPWADL from the coding sequence ATGACAGACGAGAATTCGATCTCGAGACGAAACGTATTGGCCGGACTCGGTACGGTCGGTATCGGGGGTGCACTCGCGGGTGCAGGGACGAGTGCGTTCTTCAGTGATGGGGAGACCCTCGAGGGCAACGAACTCACTGCGGGCGAGCTCGATCTGAAACTCGACTGGCAACAGCGATACTACGGCCCGAGCGAAGAGTGGGAGTTCGTCAACGCACACCCGGATCACGACGAGGACGGCGAGCAATCGATCGAAGTCGATGGCACGGTATACAGATACAGCGACCTCGGCCGAAATATCGGCGACGACGAAATCGATTACTGTAGCGATCTCGACGAGGACTATCATTTCGGGACGGAACAGGACTCGCTGATCGCTCTCGACGATATCAAGCCCGGTGACTGTGGGGAGATCACGTTCAGCTACCATCTCTGTGATAATCCCGGCTGGCTCTGGCTCCGGACGATGGACGTCTCGACGTCGATCCTCGCACGGAAAATCGACGCGACGTTGTGGTACGATCTCGACGGAGACAACGAACTCGACGAAGAGGATCCCGTCATCGTCGAGGGGTCCCTCGAAGACATCTTGGACGAGCTGGACGATGGCGTGCTGCTGGACGGAGATCCGTTCGAAAAGTCGGTTCCGACGGAGGCAGACGAGTGTGTCGTCCTCGAACCGAAATTGGATGGTGACAATCTCGACGAATATACGTCTCCCGAGCGAAACGATCCCGAAGAACTGCAGAAGAAAGACGTAATCACGTTCCCGGATACCGGTATCGAAATCACGCTCACGGACGTCAAACGGAACGCCGACGGCGAAACGTACGGCTTCAGCTGGGAGAGCAACACAGGAATTTGTGAAATTAGCGTCGGCGGCGGTGGCGATACAAAATCGCGCGAATACGATTGTGCGACCACTGGTACCGACGTAATCGCTCCAGAGAACTCGGGTGGAAAACAGGCCGCGATCAGTAACCTGACGTTCTCCTACTGTCCCGAGAAGGACGACGACCCGGTGTGCGTCCCCAACTCCACGACGCAGTACCTCGGGTTCGAATGGTGTCTGCCGGAAACGGTCGGCAACGAAGTACAGGGCGAGTCGGTCGGGTTCGACCTGCAGTTCTACACCGAACAGTGTCGCCACAACGACGACCCCGAGAGTCCGTGGGCCGACCTGTAG
- a CDS encoding ABC transporter ATP-binding protein, protein MSIDRIAIEATDLRKRFGDTLAVESVDLAVERGTVYGFLGPNGAGKTTTMRMLTTLTRPSAGDARIVGTPVSDRNGVRDAIGYLPEDPPVFDELTGYEQLEYFARLRDIPASAAEQRIDAWLERFDLAGDAGKRIEEYSKGMRQKVGLVQALLHEPDVLFLDEPTSGLDPRAARTVMDAIAEMAAEGHTVFLSTHILPVVEELADTVGVLSDGRIVAEGAPEALTRQVESESDSTLEDVFLAVTTDHGAAVQ, encoded by the coding sequence ATGTCAATCGATCGAATAGCGATCGAGGCGACCGATTTACGGAAACGATTCGGCGACACGCTCGCCGTCGAGAGCGTCGACCTCGCCGTCGAGCGAGGGACCGTCTACGGCTTTCTCGGCCCGAACGGGGCGGGCAAGACGACCACGATGCGGATGCTGACGACTCTCACTCGGCCGTCCGCGGGCGATGCGAGGATCGTGGGCACCCCCGTGAGCGACCGCAACGGGGTCCGCGACGCGATCGGCTACCTGCCCGAGGACCCGCCCGTATTCGACGAACTGACCGGGTACGAACAGCTCGAGTACTTCGCACGGCTTCGCGATATCCCCGCTTCGGCGGCGGAGCAGCGGATCGACGCGTGGCTCGAGCGCTTCGATCTGGCCGGCGATGCCGGGAAACGGATCGAAGAGTACTCCAAGGGGATGCGCCAGAAGGTCGGGCTCGTCCAGGCGCTGTTGCACGAACCCGACGTGCTCTTCCTCGACGAGCCGACGAGCGGACTCGACCCGCGAGCGGCCCGAACGGTCATGGACGCCATCGCGGAGATGGCCGCCGAGGGTCACACCGTCTTCCTCTCGACGCACATCCTCCCCGTCGTCGAGGAACTCGCCGATACCGTCGGTGTGCTCTCGGACGGCCGGATCGTCGCCGAGGGGGCTCCCGAGGCCCTGACTCGGCAGGTCGAAAGCGAGTCGGACTCGACGCTCGAGGACGTCTTCCTGGCGGTCACGACCGACCACGGCGCGGCGGTGCAGTGA
- a CDS encoding molybdopterin biosynthesis protein — protein sequence MNRKEFRDLASPEEAREAIDSLSLEGGVERVSLEEARGRVLVARLDAELDVPGFDRATMDGYALRARDTFGADEADPARLELVGAVHAGAEPAVTLESGEAAEISTGAVMPDGADAMVPVERTDTDGDEVLIRTSVAPGDNVMFAGADVAAGERALGPGTTITPRDIGLLSALGIDEVPVRANPRVGIVSTGDELVRPGEEVHSDRGEIYDVNSYTIAAGVEDAGGEPVLYPHAGDDQDEMERILREAAGECDLVLSSGSTSASAVDVIYRVIEEQGELLLHGVSVKPGKPMLIGRLDDSAYVGLPGYPVSAMMVFRAFVAPAVRRAAGLSEPAAATVSGRLARQERYEGGRHRLMPVGLVGSGPSETARNGGGESAEESGDGETLVYPVDKGSGATTSLAHADGVVEVGPETDYLEAGEPVTATLFSPDVRPPTLFGVGEDDPTVSRLLDGLENPRYLSVGTRPGLRRLRDGVPDVAVASGPLERDVEADEIGRWDREWGLVVRAGNPDEIEGLADLVDRDLRFVNRTADSGLRSSLSGAVAAFADERGTTRHEIVDAIDGFDLGLRAHESPARKVIAGDADAGLGLRETADRLDLGFVPLGEQPVRVLANPDRTEKEGVRELERALEEVSPR from the coding sequence ATGAACCGCAAGGAGTTCCGCGATCTCGCCTCGCCCGAGGAAGCACGCGAGGCGATCGACTCGCTTTCGCTCGAGGGCGGCGTCGAGCGCGTTTCCCTCGAGGAGGCCCGTGGCCGGGTGCTCGTCGCTCGCCTCGACGCCGAACTCGACGTACCGGGGTTCGACCGGGCGACTATGGACGGCTACGCCCTTCGGGCTCGGGACACGTTCGGCGCGGACGAGGCCGATCCCGCTCGACTCGAACTGGTCGGCGCGGTCCACGCTGGCGCGGAGCCGGCTGTCACGCTCGAGTCGGGCGAGGCGGCGGAGATTTCGACCGGTGCGGTGATGCCCGACGGTGCCGACGCGATGGTGCCGGTCGAGCGAACTGATACGGACGGCGACGAGGTTCTGATCCGTACCTCGGTCGCCCCCGGCGACAACGTCATGTTCGCGGGTGCGGACGTCGCGGCGGGCGAGCGCGCGCTCGGTCCCGGAACGACGATCACGCCCCGCGATATCGGCCTGCTGTCGGCGCTGGGGATCGACGAGGTCCCGGTTCGGGCGAACCCTCGGGTCGGCATCGTCTCGACGGGCGACGAACTCGTGCGGCCGGGCGAGGAGGTACACAGCGATCGCGGGGAGATTTACGACGTCAACAGCTACACCATCGCCGCGGGCGTCGAAGACGCGGGTGGAGAGCCCGTGCTCTACCCTCACGCCGGCGACGACCAGGACGAAATGGAGCGGATCCTCCGGGAGGCCGCCGGGGAGTGTGACCTCGTACTCTCCTCGGGATCGACCAGCGCGAGCGCGGTCGACGTCATCTATCGGGTCATCGAGGAACAGGGGGAGTTGCTGCTCCACGGCGTGAGCGTCAAGCCCGGGAAGCCGATGTTGATCGGTCGGTTGGACGACTCGGCCTACGTGGGGCTCCCCGGCTATCCCGTCTCCGCGATGATGGTCTTCCGGGCGTTCGTCGCGCCGGCAGTTCGGAGGGCGGCCGGACTGTCCGAACCTGCGGCCGCAACCGTCTCGGGACGGCTGGCCCGCCAGGAACGCTACGAGGGGGGCCGCCATCGACTCATGCCCGTCGGCCTCGTCGGGAGCGGGCCGTCGGAGACGGCCCGAAACGGAGGCGGAGAATCCGCCGAAGAGAGCGGCGACGGTGAGACGCTCGTCTACCCCGTCGACAAGGGCAGCGGTGCGACGACCAGCCTCGCCCACGCCGACGGCGTCGTCGAAGTCGGCCCCGAAACCGACTACCTCGAAGCAGGCGAGCCCGTCACGGCGACGCTGTTCTCGCCCGACGTCCGACCGCCGACGCTGTTCGGGGTCGGCGAGGACGACCCGACGGTCTCGCGCCTGCTCGACGGCCTCGAGAACCCGCGGTACCTCTCGGTCGGGACGCGGCCCGGGCTGCGTCGACTTCGAGACGGCGTTCCTGACGTGGCGGTGGCTTCGGGACCACTCGAGAGAGACGTCGAAGCGGACGAAATCGGTCGCTGGGACCGCGAGTGGGGCCTGGTCGTCCGGGCGGGCAACCCCGACGAGATCGAGGGGCTCGCGGACCTGGTCGATCGCGACCTGCGTTTCGTCAATCGGACGGCCGACTCCGGGTTGCGCTCGAGTCTCTCCGGTGCGGTCGCCGCGTTCGCGGACGAACGGGGAACGACTCGTCACGAAATCGTCGACGCGATCGACGGCTTCGATCTCGGACTGCGTGCCCACGAGAGCCCCGCTCGGAAGGTCATCGCGGGCGACGCCGACGCGGGCCTCGGCCTCCGGGAGACCGCCGACCGGCTCGATCTGGGATTCGTCCCACTCGGAGAGCAGCCCGTGCGAGTCCTCGCGAATCCCGATCGGACCGAGAAGGAGGGGGTTCGAGAACTCGAGCGAGCACTCGAGGAGGTATCGCCACGATAG
- a CDS encoding sulfatase-like hydrolase/transferase, producing the protein MADADADTRPNVLFVLTDQERYDPSAPDGPPVETPTMDRLSSEGIRFERAFTPISICSSARASLLTGQFPHGHGMLNNCHEPDAIRTNIPDELPTFSEELVAAGYDLTYTGKWHAGRDRTPADFGFSYLGGSDTHHDDIDEAFREYRRERGTPVDEATLEEEIYTGEEPRDGDEGTFVAAKTAVDVAETRAYFLAERTIDAIESHADGDRDGPFFHRTDFYGPHHPYVVPEPYASMYDPDEIEPPASYAETYDGKPRVHENYLAYRGVSDFDWDIWAEALAKYWGFITMIDHQFDRILDALEEHGLAEQTVVVHASDHGDFAGSHRQFNKGPLMYDDTYHIPLQVRWPGVADPGATSEAPVHLHDLAATFLEIADVPAPDSFDSRSLVPILENGGDPPDGVDWADSSFAQYHGDEFGLYSQRMVRTDRYKYVYNGPDIDELYDLAADPDELHNLIDHPEYEDTRSALRERLIEWMHETDDPNRVWVSGVLENAS; encoded by the coding sequence ATGGCCGACGCTGACGCCGACACCCGCCCGAACGTCCTGTTCGTACTCACCGATCAGGAGCGATACGACCCCAGCGCACCCGACGGGCCGCCCGTCGAGACCCCGACGATGGACCGACTCTCGAGCGAGGGGATCCGCTTCGAGCGGGCGTTCACGCCGATCAGCATCTGCTCGAGCGCTCGCGCGTCGCTGCTGACCGGGCAGTTTCCCCACGGGCACGGGATGTTGAACAACTGCCACGAGCCCGACGCGATCCGGACGAACATCCCCGACGAGCTGCCGACGTTCTCGGAGGAACTCGTCGCGGCCGGCTACGACCTGACCTACACGGGCAAGTGGCACGCCGGTCGCGATCGGACGCCGGCCGACTTCGGCTTCTCGTATCTCGGCGGGAGCGACACGCACCACGACGACATCGACGAGGCGTTCCGCGAGTACCGCAGGGAGCGGGGCACGCCCGTCGACGAGGCGACCCTCGAGGAGGAGATCTACACCGGCGAGGAGCCCAGAGACGGCGACGAGGGGACGTTCGTCGCCGCGAAGACGGCCGTCGACGTCGCGGAGACGCGCGCGTACTTCCTCGCCGAGCGGACGATCGACGCGATCGAGTCCCACGCCGACGGCGACCGTGACGGCCCCTTCTTCCACCGAACGGATTTCTACGGCCCTCACCACCCCTACGTCGTCCCGGAACCCTACGCCTCGATGTACGATCCCGACGAAATCGAGCCGCCCGCGAGCTACGCGGAGACCTACGACGGGAAACCGCGGGTCCACGAGAACTACCTCGCCTATCGCGGCGTCAGCGACTTCGACTGGGACATCTGGGCCGAAGCGCTCGCGAAGTACTGGGGCTTTATCACGATGATCGACCACCAGTTCGATCGGATCCTCGACGCGCTCGAGGAGCACGGACTGGCCGAGCAGACAGTCGTCGTCCACGCCTCGGACCACGGCGACTTCGCCGGGAGCCACCGCCAGTTCAACAAGGGACCGCTGATGTACGACGACACCTACCACATCCCGCTGCAGGTCCGCTGGCCAGGCGTGGCCGACCCGGGTGCGACCAGCGAAGCCCCCGTTCACCTGCACGACCTGGCGGCGACGTTCCTCGAGATCGCCGACGTTCCCGCGCCCGACAGCTTCGATTCGCGGAGTCTGGTTCCCATACTCGAGAACGGCGGCGACCCACCCGACGGCGTCGACTGGGCGGATTCGTCGTTCGCACAGTATCACGGCGACGAGTTCGGACTCTACAGCCAGCGGATGGTCCGGACCGATCGCTACAAGTACGTCTACAACGGGCCGGATATCGACGAACTCTACGACCTCGCGGCCGATCCCGACGAACTGCACAATCTGATCGACCACCCCGAATACGAGGACACCCGGAGCGCACTGCGCGAGCGGCTGATCGAGTGGATGCACGAGACGGACGACCCGAACCGGGTCTGGGTGAGTGGCGTCCTCGAGAACGCCTCGTAG
- a CDS encoding desampylase, producing MIVLPTPVREAILERAREGDPEEICGVLGGEYEPDGRSRVRSQYPATNVAETPRTRYEIDPEEQLAIFDRIEDRGREIVGFYHSHPRGPPRPSATDAARATWPDRSYLIVSLEPLAVGSWRWRTAADGVDAPGDRFEREDLVVE from the coding sequence GTGATCGTCTTGCCGACCCCCGTCCGGGAGGCGATCCTCGAGCGTGCTCGTGAGGGGGACCCCGAGGAGATCTGTGGCGTTCTGGGCGGCGAGTACGAGCCCGATGGCCGGAGCCGCGTCCGGTCGCAGTACCCGGCCACGAACGTCGCCGAAACGCCCCGAACCCGGTACGAAATCGATCCCGAGGAACAGCTCGCGATCTTCGATCGAATCGAGGACCGCGGCCGGGAGATCGTCGGCTTCTATCACTCCCATCCCCGGGGCCCGCCCCGTCCGAGCGCGACCGACGCTGCGCGGGCGACTTGGCCCGATCGCTCGTATCTGATCGTCTCGCTCGAGCCACTCGCAGTGGGGTCGTGGCGGTGGCGGACGGCCGCCGACGGGGTGGACGCTCCCGGCGATCGGTTCGAAAGGGAGGACCTCGTCGTCGAGTGA
- a CDS encoding signal peptidase I, protein MTPRLTSVVYTAIGIALLALIALVAVVTVPGVVGGDDAYIVTSNSMQPTIKSGDVVITKAVSPEEIQTGDVVTFQADGNSDRGYVTHRVVEVREENGERYVKTKGDANANPDEGYVPATAAQGVQHAHIPYVGYLLVFARSSLGLFALVIVPGLALVASGVWQLLREFGYAPDRGRVLDGVLGTKRAGTGTEAPSESESDHRDDDFGSRTDAVVPEIPDDEIETSDQR, encoded by the coding sequence ATGACGCCACGCCTAACATCGGTCGTCTACACCGCGATCGGCATCGCTCTCCTCGCATTGATCGCCCTCGTCGCCGTCGTCACCGTTCCGGGGGTCGTCGGCGGCGACGACGCGTATATCGTCACCTCGAACAGTATGCAACCGACGATCAAGTCGGGGGACGTCGTCATCACGAAGGCCGTCTCTCCCGAGGAGATCCAGACCGGTGATGTCGTTACCTTTCAGGCGGACGGCAACTCGGATCGAGGCTACGTTACTCACCGCGTCGTCGAGGTCCGCGAGGAAAACGGCGAGCGCTACGTGAAAACGAAAGGCGACGCGAACGCGAATCCCGACGAAGGTTACGTTCCCGCGACCGCTGCGCAGGGCGTCCAACACGCACACATTCCGTACGTGGGCTATCTGCTCGTGTTCGCTCGCTCGAGTCTCGGACTGTTCGCGCTCGTCATCGTCCCGGGGCTCGCGCTCGTCGCATCGGGAGTGTGGCAGTTACTGCGGGAGTTCGGCTACGCCCCGGATCGCGGTCGCGTACTCGACGGAGTACTGGGAACGAAGAGGGCCGGGACGGGTACCGAAGCCCCATCCGAAAGCGAGTCCGACCACCGGGACGACGACTTCGGGAGCAGAACCGATGCGGTAGTCCCCGAAATCCCGGACGACGAGATCGAAACGAGTGACCAACGATGA